From the genome of Cytobacillus firmus, one region includes:
- a CDS encoding HAD-IA family hydrolase: MNILWDFDGTLFDTYPAYTEIVREVMSDKKVSDDEIFCQLKVSFSDAFQHFKLNEEQIKTIRMRARQLRPNDLKPFPDVEQVLKQADKNVIMTHKERDDVLSILTFHKLDGYFTDMVAGDDGYPRKPHTASYEFLHEKHKVNLAIGDRKIDILPAKKLGIRTCLFQNETPGADYYLNHYRDFNKTIKPY, translated from the coding sequence TTGAATATACTTTGGGATTTTGATGGCACTTTATTTGATACATATCCAGCTTATACGGAAATCGTCAGAGAGGTTATGAGTGATAAAAAGGTTTCCGATGATGAGATTTTTTGTCAGCTAAAGGTTTCTTTCAGCGATGCTTTTCAACATTTCAAGTTAAATGAAGAACAAATAAAAACAATCAGGATGAGGGCGAGACAGCTGCGTCCAAATGATCTAAAGCCTTTTCCTGATGTGGAGCAGGTATTAAAGCAGGCTGATAAGAATGTGATCATGACTCACAAGGAAAGAGATGATGTTCTTTCTATATTAACCTTTCATAAATTAGATGGATACTTTACCGATATGGTAGCAGGAGACGATGGATATCCGCGCAAGCCACACACAGCTTCTTATGAATTCCTGCATGAAAAGCATAAGGTGAATTTAGCAATAGGGGACAGGAAAATAGACATTCTGCCGGCAAAGAAACTTGGCATCAGGACTTGTCTTTTTCAGAATGAAACCCCGGGAGCAGATTACTATCTGAACCACTATAGGGATTTTAATAAGACAATAAAGCCATATTAG
- a CDS encoding carbon starvation CstA family protein codes for MATFLGSIVLLIAGYAIYSKVVERIFGINDSSPTPAYTEKDGMDFIPMSWWKGSLIQLLNIAGLGPIFGAIMGALYGPAAFIWIVAGSIFAGAVHDYFSGMLSLRHKGEQFPSIVGRYLGKPAKTFINLFSILLMVLVAAAFTAGPAQLISSITPLSFMASLLIIFAYFILAAVLPVNRIIGKIYPLFGAILIFMAVSIAVALLFSEKSIPNVTLSNLHPGELPIWPLLMVTISCGAISGFHSTQSPIVSRTLKKESDGRKVFYGAMIAEGIIALIWAAAGMTFFGGTGGLQDALAAGGPAGVVNEISGSLLGTLGGILAILGVIILPITTGDTALRSSRMMLAESLSSIIKMDGKWKAVITTLPVALPTLYLATIDYSFLWRYVGWTNQVTAAVMLWTATMYLLKNNKFHWISGVPALFMTGVVSTYIFYAPEGFQMDYQLSMMIGSVITLLITGWYVYQIVKQKQLRKNNPNLKAA; via the coding sequence ATGGCGACTTTTCTAGGTTCAATTGTTTTGCTGATTGCAGGTTATGCCATTTATTCCAAGGTAGTCGAGCGTATATTTGGTATAAATGACAGCAGCCCTACACCTGCTTATACGGAAAAAGACGGAATGGACTTTATTCCGATGAGCTGGTGGAAAGGCAGCTTGATTCAGCTTTTGAATATTGCAGGTTTAGGTCCCATTTTCGGTGCAATTATGGGCGCATTATACGGGCCTGCAGCTTTTATCTGGATTGTTGCCGGTTCCATTTTTGCCGGGGCGGTTCATGATTATTTTTCAGGAATGCTTTCTCTAAGGCATAAAGGAGAGCAATTTCCAAGCATTGTCGGAAGATATTTAGGAAAACCAGCCAAAACGTTCATTAATTTATTTTCAATACTCTTAATGGTTTTAGTTGCCGCTGCATTTACTGCCGGTCCGGCACAGCTGATTTCAAGCATAACTCCATTAAGTTTTATGGCATCCTTGCTCATTATTTTTGCTTACTTTATCCTGGCAGCAGTTTTGCCTGTAAACCGTATAATCGGTAAGATTTATCCTCTATTTGGAGCAATATTAATCTTTATGGCAGTTTCCATTGCAGTCGCACTGCTTTTCAGCGAAAAATCCATACCGAATGTGACACTGTCTAATCTTCATCCCGGTGAACTTCCAATCTGGCCACTACTGATGGTCACCATTTCATGCGGAGCGATCTCAGGTTTCCATTCAACACAAAGTCCGATTGTCTCACGGACATTAAAAAAGGAAAGTGATGGAAGAAAGGTTTTCTATGGCGCCATGATTGCCGAAGGGATTATTGCCTTAATCTGGGCAGCAGCGGGCATGACCTTTTTCGGTGGAACAGGAGGGCTTCAAGATGCATTAGCGGCTGGTGGTCCAGCGGGAGTGGTTAATGAAATTTCCGGAAGCCTCCTTGGTACGCTGGGAGGAATCCTTGCTATACTAGGTGTAATCATCTTGCCGATTACTACTGGAGATACCGCCCTTCGTTCTTCAAGAATGATGCTGGCAGAATCACTTTCATCTATAATAAAAATGGATGGGAAATGGAAGGCTGTCATCACCACTTTACCTGTGGCTCTCCCTACTTTATATCTGGCAACAATCGATTACTCATTCCTTTGGCGATATGTCGGATGGACAAATCAAGTTACAGCGGCGGTCATGCTTTGGACAGCCACTATGTATCTTTTGAAAAATAACAAATTCCATTGGATCAGCGGTGTTCCTGCATTGTTTATGACCGGTGTAGTATCCACCTATATCTTCTATGCCCCTGAAGGCTTTCAAATGGATTATCAACTGTCAATGATGATCGGATCAGTCATAACACTCTTAATTACAGGCTGGTATGTTTATCAAATCGTTAAACAAAAGCAGCTGCGCAAGAATAACCCCAACCTAAAAGCTGCTTAA
- a CDS encoding protein-glutamine gamma-glutamyltransferase, protein MIILSNNQNKPGASSFFGVQREIYLALESSPETHQYDSMHELLFDILLRENIIKAARQLHGSRVEFAPFNTSRFNPRIWRRTKYGYLLDPSVLPSDAIMDVFTNSWEYAFECTTAIVLIFYKAVLDSISVSRFNTLFQGLLVWDWNYDHDLSIVTKRGRNFIPGDVVYFYNPDYDHPVWTGENSVYLGGGMFFGHGVGMESEAGMIRALNTLRKPGATRDAYLISQHSRLNVKYLSQFAKRPLSIV, encoded by the coding sequence ATGATTATCCTTTCGAATAATCAGAATAAACCGGGGGCTTCCAGCTTTTTTGGAGTTCAGCGTGAAATATATCTGGCGCTGGAGAGCAGTCCTGAAACTCATCAATACGATTCAATGCATGAACTGCTATTTGATATCCTTTTGAGAGAGAATATTATTAAAGCAGCCAGGCAGCTTCATGGGAGCCGTGTGGAGTTTGCACCCTTTAACACATCACGCTTCAATCCGCGCATATGGAGAAGGACAAAATATGGATACCTGCTTGATCCATCTGTTTTACCGTCAGATGCAATCATGGATGTGTTCACGAACAGCTGGGAATATGCTTTTGAATGTACAACAGCCATTGTGCTGATTTTTTATAAAGCTGTATTGGACTCCATTTCTGTCAGCCGCTTCAATACATTATTTCAGGGACTTCTTGTTTGGGACTGGAATTATGATCATGACCTGTCGATTGTTACAAAAAGAGGCCGGAATTTCATACCTGGAGACGTCGTTTATTTTTACAATCCTGATTATGATCATCCAGTTTGGACAGGTGAGAATTCCGTTTATTTGGGCGGGGGCATGTTCTTTGGGCATGGGGTAGGAATGGAAAGCGAAGCAGGGATGATACGAGCTCTTAACACGCTTAGAAAGCCAGGTGCTACAAGAGATGCTTATCTTATTTCACAGCATAGCCGATTGAATGTGAAGTATCTATCCCAGTTTGCCAAGCGGCCATTGTCTATAGTGTAA
- a CDS encoding UDP-N-acetylmuramoyl-L-alanyl-D-glutamate--2,6-diaminopimelate ligase: MKLSQVINCLKDSGEMGVLTGDPDITGIEMDSRKVGKGSLFVAIKGFQADGHDFIGQAVENGAAAVVGEEAIELNVPYIKVTDSRTSLGKLANCFYDRPSRKHKIIGITGTNGKTTTAYILKHILETAGRTCSLLGTVSNIINNKEYKTCNTTPDALQIQKMLSKSHDEFVVMEISSHALEQSRTEGLELDYGLFTNLAHDHLDYHDSMDQYFYDKKKIFTLLKEDGKGVVNLYNSWGEKMAEHLQNEKIPLIMLGDEKCCSIKDTAINGKTVFILEVRGKSFEIEFPLPGHHNVYNAAMAFLTGIDLGIDPKDMIKALASFPGIPGRFEMIIHPSGAKFVVDYAHTVDAFEYCLETAKQQGAERIFQIYGFRGGRDQSKRVDMIKVSAKYCHEFYLTADDLNDECENEMLSQLISLNKEYGDGKGEVIPDRTLAIRKAWAEAKENDWIFITGKGPEAYQQSFALPADNDLETLKLLKTGRKQAVL, translated from the coding sequence ATGAAATTATCCCAGGTTATTAATTGCCTAAAGGATAGCGGGGAGATGGGTGTACTTACAGGCGATCCTGATATTACAGGGATCGAAATGGATTCACGCAAAGTGGGGAAAGGAAGCCTTTTTGTTGCAATTAAAGGTTTTCAGGCAGACGGACATGATTTCATTGGACAAGCTGTTGAAAATGGTGCGGCTGCCGTAGTGGGTGAGGAAGCAATTGAGTTAAATGTGCCTTACATAAAAGTAACGGATAGCAGAACCAGTCTGGGGAAACTGGCGAACTGCTTCTATGATCGCCCATCAAGAAAGCATAAAATAATAGGTATTACAGGAACTAATGGGAAAACGACCACTGCCTATATTTTAAAGCATATACTGGAGACTGCAGGCAGGACCTGCTCCCTCTTGGGTACTGTATCAAACATTATTAATAACAAGGAATATAAGACCTGCAACACCACACCGGATGCCCTGCAGATTCAAAAAATGCTGAGTAAAAGCCATGATGAGTTTGTAGTTATGGAGATTTCTTCTCATGCGCTGGAACAGTCAAGAACTGAAGGTCTGGAATTAGACTATGGACTATTTACTAATCTGGCTCATGACCATCTGGATTATCATGACAGTATGGATCAGTATTTTTATGATAAAAAGAAGATCTTTACCTTGTTAAAAGAAGACGGTAAAGGAGTTGTCAATCTTTATAACTCATGGGGAGAAAAAATGGCAGAGCATCTGCAAAATGAAAAAATTCCTTTGATTATGCTGGGTGATGAGAAGTGCTGTTCAATAAAAGACACTGCTATAAATGGGAAGACTGTTTTTATTCTCGAGGTGAGAGGGAAATCGTTTGAAATTGAATTTCCTCTTCCGGGCCACCATAACGTTTATAATGCAGCAATGGCTTTTTTGACAGGTATTGATTTGGGGATAGACCCGAAAGATATGATTAAAGCTTTGGCTTCATTTCCGGGTATACCTGGCCGTTTTGAAATGATTATTCATCCATCAGGAGCTAAATTTGTCGTGGATTATGCTCATACAGTGGATGCGTTTGAATATTGTCTGGAAACAGCGAAGCAGCAGGGGGCTGAAAGAATCTTTCAAATTTATGGATTCCGGGGCGGAAGAGATCAATCAAAACGTGTGGATATGATTAAAGTTTCGGCAAAATACTGCCATGAATTTTATTTGACCGCTGATGACCTCAACGATGAATGTGAAAATGAAATGTTAAGCCAATTAATTTCTCTGAATAAAGAATATGGAGACGGTAAGGGTGAAGTGATCCCCGACCGGACATTGGCTATCCGGAAAGCTTGGGCTGAAGCAAAAGAGAATGATTGGATCTTTATTACCGGAAAGGGGCCTGAAGCTTATCAACAGTCATTTGCTTTGCCGGCAGATAATGATTTGGAAACCTTAAAGCTGCTGAAAACCGGAAGAAAACAGGCAGTCTTATAA
- a CDS encoding glycerophosphodiester phosphodiesterase, whose amino-acid sequence MTLKVMKNVIFTALATVISFFGIKKIANNSHKIKRIGHRGVAGYCPENTFPSYDRAIEMGADYLEIDVQLSKDGRLVVIHDSLVDRTTDQKGKVSDFTFDELRKMDAGSWFSTKFSGACIPSFEEVLDIYADRVGLLIELKKPSLYPGIEKMIAEELKKRKLDSKGKDHIIVQSFETASMRLFHELMPEIPVAILINYPPDKMEIKNIAEYASYLNPKWTVVNKRVIDLIHANGMKAIAWTVRSKKEADKLKHYPLEGIVADYLDLIE is encoded by the coding sequence ATGACTTTGAAGGTAATGAAAAATGTGATTTTTACAGCTTTAGCTACAGTTATTTCATTTTTCGGCATTAAGAAAATAGCAAATAATTCACATAAGATAAAAAGAATTGGCCATCGGGGAGTTGCCGGCTACTGCCCGGAAAATACTTTTCCCTCATATGACCGTGCAATCGAAATGGGAGCAGATTATCTGGAAATTGATGTTCAATTAAGCAAGGATGGAAGGCTGGTCGTGATTCACGATTCCCTTGTAGACCGCACAACCGACCAAAAAGGAAAAGTCTCTGACTTTACCTTTGATGAGCTAAGAAAAATGGATGCCGGCAGCTGGTTTTCTACAAAATTCAGCGGTGCCTGTATCCCTTCATTTGAAGAAGTCTTGGACATATATGCGGATCGTGTCGGGCTTTTAATTGAGCTAAAAAAACCGTCCCTATATCCGGGCATTGAAAAGATGATCGCCGAGGAACTAAAAAAAAGAAAACTTGATTCAAAGGGTAAAGACCATATTATTGTACAGTCATTTGAAACAGCTTCAATGAGATTATTTCATGAACTGATGCCGGAAATACCTGTCGCCATCTTAATCAACTATCCTCCTGACAAAATGGAGATAAAAAATATTGCCGAATATGCAAGCTACCTGAATCCTAAGTGGACAGTGGTTAATAAGCGCGTGATCGATCTAATTCATGCGAATGGCATGAAAGCAATTGCCTGGACTGTGCGTTCAAAGAAAGAAGCAGATAAATTAAAGCATTATCCACTGGAAGGAATTGTAGCTGATTATTTAGACCTTATTGAATAG
- a CDS encoding NfeD family protein, which translates to MELFGLPIQTIYLSTLIFSGILIILYVFFGDMADGIGEGSFLNPVLILAFITFLSAAGYIFEMTTTLNSAVILLIAAVIAVLLDILLDIFVLIPLASAEESLVYTDESLRGRVGTVLIPIPENGFGEVLIENISGRISKPASSYENTVIAEGSKVLIVEVANGVIKVIDYKEL; encoded by the coding sequence ATGGAATTATTTGGTTTACCTATTCAGACAATTTATCTCAGCACACTTATTTTTTCTGGTATCTTAATTATTTTGTATGTGTTTTTTGGAGATATGGCAGACGGAATTGGGGAGGGCAGCTTTCTAAATCCAGTACTGATTCTGGCATTTATTACTTTTCTCTCCGCTGCAGGCTATATCTTTGAAATGACAACCACTCTAAATAGCGCAGTCATTCTTTTGATAGCGGCTGTTATTGCGGTTTTGCTGGATATATTGCTGGATATCTTTGTTCTTATACCATTAGCTTCTGCTGAAGAATCTCTCGTTTACACAGATGAATCCTTAAGGGGGAGAGTAGGTACGGTATTAATTCCTATACCGGAGAATGGTTTCGGTGAGGTTTTAATTGAAAATATAAGCGGGAGAATATCCAAGCCTGCTTCAAGCTATGAAAATACGGTCATAGCAGAAGGAAGCAAAGTGCTGATTGTTGAAGTCGCAAATGGAGTTATTAAAGTGATTGATTACAAAGAATTATAG
- a CDS encoding flotillin family protein encodes MLMVWVVIGIAAFLLIALLGVFITKYRTAGPDEALIVTGSYLGSKNVHVDESGNKIKIIRGGGTFVLPVFQQAEPLSLLSSKLEVTTPEVYTEQGVPVMADGTAIIKIGGSIGEIATAAEQFLGKSKEDRENEAKEVLEGHLRSILGSMTVEEIYKNRDKFSQEVQRVASQDLAKMGLIIVSFTIKDVRDKNGYLDSLGRPRIAQVKRDADIATAEAEKETRIKRAEAAKDAQKAELERATEIAEAEKENQMKMADYRREQDIAKARADQAYDLETARAKQEVTEHEMQIRIIERQKQIELEEKEILRRERQYDSEVKKKADADRYAVEQAAEAEKKKQIAEADANQYRIESQARAEAERVRADGMAKADSQRAQGESEAEIIRLKGLAEAEAKRKIAEAFEQYGQAAMMDMVINMLPEYAKQLASPLSNIDKITVVDTGSDSTNGGANKVTGYATNLMSTMQESLKASSGIDVKELLQNFSGKGNVRQSLEQLTEEIKEKEPVQPSIGIQAAPADKK; translated from the coding sequence ATGTTAATGGTTTGGGTTGTAATTGGAATCGCAGCATTTTTGCTGATTGCTCTGCTAGGTGTGTTCATTACAAAATATCGGACTGCGGGGCCGGATGAAGCGTTAATTGTAACAGGCAGTTACTTGGGAAGTAAAAATGTCCATGTTGACGAATCAGGAAATAAGATAAAAATAATAAGAGGCGGAGGAACATTTGTACTTCCTGTCTTTCAACAGGCAGAGCCATTGAGCCTCCTGTCAAGCAAACTGGAGGTTACCACTCCGGAAGTATATACCGAACAGGGAGTTCCTGTCATGGCAGATGGAACTGCAATTATTAAAATCGGCGGGAGTATTGGGGAAATTGCTACTGCTGCAGAACAGTTCCTTGGTAAATCTAAGGAAGATCGGGAAAATGAAGCGAAAGAAGTTCTTGAAGGACATTTGCGGTCAATTCTGGGATCGATGACGGTCGAAGAAATATATAAAAACAGGGATAAATTTTCCCAGGAGGTTCAAAGGGTAGCGTCACAGGATCTGGCCAAAATGGGTTTGATCATTGTTTCTTTTACAATCAAAGATGTCCGTGACAAAAATGGATATCTTGATTCACTGGGAAGGCCAAGAATAGCCCAGGTTAAAAGGGATGCGGATATTGCCACGGCTGAAGCTGAAAAGGAAACCCGGATTAAACGGGCAGAAGCAGCAAAGGATGCCCAAAAAGCAGAACTTGAAAGGGCAACTGAAATAGCTGAAGCCGAGAAAGAAAATCAAATGAAAATGGCTGACTACAGAAGGGAACAGGATATTGCCAAAGCACGGGCTGACCAGGCATATGACCTTGAGACAGCCAGAGCAAAGCAGGAAGTTACCGAGCATGAAATGCAAATCAGGATTATAGAACGCCAAAAGCAAATTGAGCTTGAAGAAAAAGAAATCTTAAGAAGAGAACGCCAATATGATTCCGAAGTGAAGAAAAAAGCAGATGCAGACAGATATGCTGTTGAGCAGGCGGCAGAGGCAGAAAAGAAAAAGCAAATTGCCGAAGCGGATGCAAACCAATATAGGATTGAATCACAGGCCCGTGCAGAAGCTGAAAGGGTTAGGGCAGATGGGATGGCCAAGGCTGATTCACAGCGCGCCCAAGGTGAATCTGAAGCCGAAATCATTCGCCTAAAAGGTCTGGCAGAAGCAGAGGCAAAGAGAAAAATCGCCGAGGCATTTGAACAGTATGGCCAGGCAGCTATGATGGATATGGTCATTAACATGCTTCCGGAATATGCGAAACAGCTTGCAAGCCCGTTATCGAATATTGATAAGATTACAGTGGTTGATACAGGGAGTGACAGCACTAATGGAGGTGCCAATAAAGTAACCGGCTATGCCACCAACCTTATGTCCACGATGCAGGAAAGCCTGAAGGCTTCATCCGGCATTGATGTGAAGGAGCTTCTCCAAAACTTTTCAGGCAAAGGAAACGTCCGCCAAAGCCTGGAGCAGCTTACTGAGGAAATAAAAGAAAAAGAACCCGTGCAGCCTTCTATAGGTATCCAGGCCGCTCCTGCTGATAAGAAATAA
- a CDS encoding YjcZ family sporulation protein: MSDGFGHGGGFALLVVLFILLIIIGASWGFGGCC; encoded by the coding sequence ATGTCAGACGGTTTCGGACACGGCGGCGGTTTCGCCCTTTTAGTTGTATTGTTTATTTTACTGATTATTATCGGTGCTTCTTGGGGATTCGGTGGATGCTGCTAA
- a CDS encoding YjcZ family sporulation protein: MYGYGYGGCGYGGAGYGGCGYGGGFALIVVLFILLIIVGASCFKW, from the coding sequence ATGTATGGCTACGGATATGGCGGCTGTGGATACGGTGGAGCTGGATACGGCGGCTGTGGATACGGCGGCGGTTTTGCGCTAATCGTTGTTCTGTTCATCCTGTTGATCATCGTAGGTGCTTCTTGCTTTAAGTGGTAA
- the abc-f gene encoding ribosomal protection-like ABC-F family protein: protein MCANKISNHHNNSIPVIMARDLQKSFGDKRVFSNLEFDIYQQDRIGLVGLNGTGKTTLANILFGSIQADKGTIERMKEPYRIAYLHQSADYSVSDIHAPDQSPEEEIFHQASRLGLSKLHEWKPERLDSLSGGERLKLSLAKVWSSKPDMLILDEPTNHLDLQGIEWLIREIGQFSGPVMIISHDRHFLDQAVRRIFELQEGTLTIYDGNYTAYREQKQKNYDDQLHQFNVQQREIDRIENQMANLKKWSEKAHRESTKGGSPSENRQMGFKEYHRVKAKKMDQQVKSKMKRLQQELDKNKIEKPAEEGKVHFQFDSSGKRGKRIIEAKNLSKSFGDRTLFKDSQFYIKHGEKIGILGPNGTGKTTFIRMLLEETSPSDGELWISSTLKIAYLNQDINDLPLTKNALEALDLSEREQIYRARTLLANLGMKEAKLKRPIGQLSMGERIRVKLTDMLLKEYDVLILDEPTNHLDLPSREQFEKTLREFSGTLIIISHDLYFLEKLSTRLLVFEKNKITRFDMNLKEYRMKSRRSHQEKAHDSTKDQIMVIDNRINAILGELSLLVPGDSKYAQLDKEFNGLVNQKRTLLNQ from the coding sequence ATGTGTGCAAATAAAATCAGCAATCACCACAATAACAGTATACCGGTTATCATGGCCAGGGATCTTCAAAAGTCATTCGGAGATAAAAGGGTTTTTTCTAATTTGGAATTCGATATTTATCAGCAGGATCGAATTGGTCTTGTTGGCTTAAATGGCACGGGTAAAACTACATTGGCCAATATTTTATTCGGCAGTATCCAGGCGGATAAAGGGACAATCGAGCGGATGAAGGAGCCATATAGAATCGCCTATCTGCACCAGTCAGCAGATTATTCTGTGAGTGATATTCATGCTCCTGACCAAAGCCCGGAAGAAGAAATTTTCCATCAGGCAAGCAGATTAGGACTCTCAAAACTCCATGAATGGAAACCGGAAAGGCTTGATTCTTTAAGCGGGGGAGAAAGATTGAAGCTCTCCTTAGCCAAGGTTTGGTCCTCAAAACCGGATATGCTGATTTTGGATGAACCCACCAATCATTTGGATTTACAGGGAATCGAGTGGCTTATTAGGGAGATTGGCCAATTCAGCGGTCCTGTCATGATCATTTCCCATGACCGTCACTTCCTTGATCAGGCTGTCCGCAGGATTTTTGAGCTGCAGGAGGGTACTTTAACCATATATGACGGGAATTACACAGCCTACAGGGAGCAAAAACAGAAAAATTATGACGATCAGCTTCATCAATTTAATGTTCAGCAAAGAGAAATTGATAGGATCGAAAATCAGATGGCCAATTTAAAAAAATGGTCTGAAAAAGCTCACAGGGAATCAACTAAAGGCGGAAGTCCTTCTGAGAATAGGCAGATGGGCTTTAAAGAATACCACAGAGTGAAAGCCAAAAAGATGGATCAGCAGGTGAAGTCAAAAATGAAAAGGCTTCAGCAGGAACTGGATAAGAATAAAATTGAGAAGCCGGCAGAAGAGGGAAAAGTGCACTTTCAATTCGATTCATCAGGCAAACGGGGAAAAAGGATCATTGAAGCTAAAAACCTCTCAAAAAGCTTTGGAGACCGGACTCTTTTCAAGGATAGCCAGTTTTATATAAAGCATGGCGAAAAAATTGGGATTCTTGGACCCAACGGGACTGGCAAGACCACTTTTATCCGTATGCTGCTGGAAGAGACTTCCCCTTCTGATGGGGAACTTTGGATTAGCAGCACTTTAAAGATTGCCTATTTAAACCAGGATATTAATGATCTGCCGTTAACAAAAAACGCCCTTGAAGCACTTGATCTCAGCGAACGGGAGCAGATTTACAGGGCAAGGACCCTATTAGCAAACCTGGGTATGAAGGAAGCGAAGTTAAAGCGGCCGATTGGACAGCTGAGCATGGGAGAGCGAATCAGGGTTAAGCTTACAGACATGCTTTTAAAGGAATACGACGTCTTAATATTAGATGAACCGACTAATCATTTGGATTTGCCGAGCAGGGAGCAATTTGAAAAAACGCTCAGGGAATTTTCAGGAACACTCATCATTATTTCGCATGACTTATATTTTTTGGAGAAGTTAAGCACAAGATTGCTTGTATTTGAAAAAAATAAAATCACCAGATTTGATATGAATCTGAAGGAATATCGTATGAAATCCAGAAGGTCCCACCAGGAAAAAGCCCATGATTCCACAAAAGACCAGATCATGGTGATTGATAACCGCATCAATGCGATACTTGGAGAACTCAGTCTGCTTGTTCCGGGTGACAGCAAATATGCCCAGTTGGATAAGGAGTTTAATGGCTTAGTAAATCAAAAAAGAACATTGTTAAATCAATAA